The uncultured Mailhella sp. genome segment GGATTTCGGCGTCACGATCACCCGCCTGAGTCCCGAAGAAAAGGCCCGCTGGATCGAAGCTTCCAAATCCGCCGTCAAGAGCTTCCCTGAAGACATCGCCGCCCTGGCCGAAGAAATCCGCGCCGCCGGCGAAGGCAAGTAATCACGTTTTTCTATCTGAGCGGAACAGGGCATCTCTGCCGACGCCGCTCATCCTTTATCCGTCCAACGGAGAGAGCTTCATGAAATGTCTTGAACCTGCGCGCCTCGGCAACGTGGAACTGCGCAACCGCATCATCTGCCCCCCCATGGTGACCCGCTTTGCCTCGGAAGAAGGCCTCGTCACCGACCGTCTCATCGCATACGCCTCCGAAAGAGCCCGCGGCGGCGTGGGCCTCTACACGCTGGAAGCCACCTACGTCACCCCTCAGGGCAAGGGCTTTGAACACGGCGTGGGCATTGACGACGACAACAAGATTCCCGGCCTCAGGCGTCTCACCGACGCCGTCCACGCTCAGGGCGGCAAAATTTCCGTTCAGATTCATCACGCGGGCCGCGAAACCTGGAGCTCCGTCAGCGGACTGCCCGTGGTGGCCCCTTCCGACTGCCCCGTCGCCTATTCGGAAGAACCCGTTCACGTGCTGACGAAGGAAGAAATCGCCGTCATCGTCGGGCAGTTCGGCGCAGCCGCCCGGCGCGCCAGAGAGGCCGGGTTCGACGCCGTGGAAATCCACGGCGCTCACGGCTATCTGCTCACGCAGTTTCTCTCGCCCTACACCAACAAGCGACAGGACGAATACGGCAGTTCGCTGGAAAACCGCGCAAGACTCAGTCTTGAAGTCATACGGGCCGTGCGCGCGGCCGTGGGCAGAGATTTCACCGTGACATTCCGCATGAGCGTGGAAGAAAGCCTGCCCGGCGGTCTGCCGCTGCAGGACGGCGCGGCGGCAGCGGCGCTCTTTGCCGCCACGGGCGACATCGACGCCATCCACATCGTATCCGGCAACTACGCCACGCATCACACCGTGATTCCTCCGGCGAGCGAGGGCTACATCATCAACAGAGCGCGCGCCATTGCCGTGCGTCAGGCCGTGGGGCCGGACTTCCCCCTCATTCTTGCCGGGCGCATCAAGACCGTGTTTCAGGCCGAAGAAATCATTCAGAGCGGCATTGCCGACTTCGTGGCCATGGGACGCGCCCTCATTGCCGATCCCGAACTGCCCAGACTGTGCGCCGAAGGCAAGTTCAACGCCGTGCGCAACTGCCTCGGCTGCAACGACGGCTGCGCCATGCGCACCGGCGTGGGCCTCGACACGCTCTGCGCCGTGAACCCCTTCATGGGCTTCGAGGGCGAATTCCGCTCAGACGAGAAGGCAAAAACGCCTCTTCGCGTGCTCATTGTCGGCGGCGGCCCCGCCGGCATGGAGGCCGCATGGTACGCCGCCCGCCGCGGACACCGCGTCACCCTGTGCGAAAAGCGCTCCCGACTGGGCGGACAGTTCTTCCTCGCCTCGCTGCCGCCGTTCAAGACCGATCTGGCCATCTACCTGTTCAACATGTTCCATCGACTGGAAAACGTCGGCGTCGAGATTCGCCTGAACTGCCCCGTGAACGCAGACTTCATCCGCAGTTTCAACGCCGACAGAGTCATCGTCGCCACCGGCAGCCTTCCCCTCTCCATTCCCTTCAGGGGACTGGAAAACGTGCCGCATCTTTCCGCCGATGAGGTGCTCGACGGCCATCTCGACGACGCCGGAGCCCGGGTGGCCGTCATCGGAGGCGGACTCGTGGGCGCGGAAACGGCCGAATACATCGCCCGCACGGGACGCAGCGTCAGCATCGTGGAAATGGCGGACGACATTGCGCAGGGCATTCACCCCGTCATGCAGGACTTCATGAAAAAACGTCTGGCCGCGCTCAACGTTTCCGTGTTTACCGGGCACAAGGTGCAGGCCTTTGAAGGCAACCGCATTGCCGCCTCCCGCGCGGACGGGTCAACGGTCGATCTCGGTCCGTTCGACACCGTGGTCATCGCCCTCGGCTCCAGAGCCGACAAAACGCTGTGCTCCGATCTCGACGCCGCTGGCATCCCCTACTCCGCCGCGGGCGACTGCGTGAAGGCAGGCAGAGTGCTTGCGGCCGTAAGTTCCGCCATGCACGCGGTTCACGATCTCTAACACGTACTCTCCCCTGTTCCGGCGGACAGAGGGCAGCGCTCTCTTCCGCCGGACTCCCTCCACAACGCGGCCGCGACAGAATCGGAAGATGCTCACGCCGTCGTGACCGCCAGATTCTTGAGGAATCGGCATGCCCCTCTACCAGTATCCCTGCTGCAAAAACAAAATCATCGTCCTTACCGGAAAGACCTCCGGCACGCCCCTGAAACGCTGGTACCTGGAACGCCATGTGAAGGATCTTGCGTCTCTTCCCGACATGCGGGAATACCGGGCCAACATGCTTTCCGAACAGACGTTGAACTGCCTCACCCAGGAGACCAACGGCGATGATCCCTACGGCGTTGAAGCCGTGGACGAGATCAAGGGGCCGGACTGGAACGCCATCCGGCATCTGTACGAGGAGGCGCGCATTCTCGGAGCCTATCGGGTGACGGAATACATGATACGGGAACTGCATACCGACAGACCCGTCGTCCTGCGGACGCCTGAAATCAAACGCATCGCCATGCTGACCAAACCTGAAGGCGTGACGCATGAAGAGGCCATGACCTACTGGCTGGAGCGCCACCCCGCCTTCTGTTTCCGCCATCACAACGGCATGGCGTCCTATTCCCAAAACCACATCGACGAGCTTCTGACGGAAAACTCCATCCCTCTGGACGGATTTCCCATCCTCACCTACTGGAACGAAGACGCTTTCCGCTTCGGCCATTTCAGCATGAAGGATTCGAGAAAACTCATGCTCGAGGACTGCCGTCATTTCCGATCCACGTCTTTTGTCGTCACTGTCGATGAATACATCATGAAGCAGGAAGAACTCTGACAGCATATCCATATTTCATCTTCCCAACTTTAGGAAAAGATCAAAAAATAATTATCCGTAAAGCCTGCCTGTTATTCGTCACAGTCCTTCACGATTTTTATAGCGATCTGAAGAACCAGAATGCCTATCGCGAGCCAGGTCGTCTTTTTTATGGATGACGCCATGGTCACCTCCCTTTTTCGAGTAGAGGTTGTTGAAGAAGCCGGAACATTGCCGGAGCCGGTTCGCGGATGTCGGTGATGTTTTCGGAGATGGGAATCATAGAGCTGATGACCGGAGCATCGATGCCGATGCCCAGCACCTCCATTCCCATCTGTTGCGCTGCTGCTATCGTTTCTTTTGCAGTCTCAGGATCGTCCGGGTAGCCGCCCGTCACCACCAAGATGATTTTTCGATGTTCAGGGCGTGTCGAAAGCATCCCAAGTACCCACCACAGGGCTTCCGTCATGGGAGTGCTTCCATGAGCTTCTGCGGCGAATGAGTTTGTTATACGTTTACCATGTTGCAATAACGGATAAACTGTGGCCGCAACATCTTCCTTATGATCGGCAGGGAAAGCAGAAACGCCCACGGAGATGCCCGGAATAGCAGCAAGAGCCAGCGCCACGGAGCAACAGGCGGCACAGGCAAGCTCGATACGGCTGGTCATGGAACCGGAAATGTCCAGAAGAATATGGACGGCGGTATCGATTCCTGTGACGGATTCGTTTTTCATGAACAGTCTGGGATCATGAACCGCGAGTCTATAGAGACCATGAGTCGAGAGTCTCTCCATGCCGTGAGGGACCGGAACGCCGCAATACCTGGGATTGCAGAAGCCCTTGGAGTTTTGTCCGTAAGGCTCTGGATATGGCCTGAGCTTCCACGATAAGCGCATCGGGAAGTTCGGTTGTTGAGAGCTTGCCTGTTACTGCAACGCTCATTCCCTTTCGTTGCTTAGGGGAGCATTGGCCGGAAATCATGTCGGAGAGCTGCTTACCCATAGAGGGTGGCAGCTCTTCTTCCGTTGCCTGTACGAGTTCATGTAGCGATTGTTGTTCGCCTCCTGTTTGTGGCTCTTGTTGGGTTCGTTCTGAGTTATTCTGCGCAGTTATCGAGGGGGATACTACTGAGCTTTCGG includes the following:
- a CDS encoding FAD-dependent oxidoreductase codes for the protein MKCLEPARLGNVELRNRIICPPMVTRFASEEGLVTDRLIAYASERARGGVGLYTLEATYVTPQGKGFEHGVGIDDDNKIPGLRRLTDAVHAQGGKISVQIHHAGRETWSSVSGLPVVAPSDCPVAYSEEPVHVLTKEEIAVIVGQFGAAARRAREAGFDAVEIHGAHGYLLTQFLSPYTNKRQDEYGSSLENRARLSLEVIRAVRAAVGRDFTVTFRMSVEESLPGGLPLQDGAAAAALFAATGDIDAIHIVSGNYATHHTVIPPASEGYIINRARAIAVRQAVGPDFPLILAGRIKTVFQAEEIIQSGIADFVAMGRALIADPELPRLCAEGKFNAVRNCLGCNDGCAMRTGVGLDTLCAVNPFMGFEGEFRSDEKAKTPLRVLIVGGGPAGMEAAWYAARRGHRVTLCEKRSRLGGQFFLASLPPFKTDLAIYLFNMFHRLENVGVEIRLNCPVNADFIRSFNADRVIVATGSLPLSIPFRGLENVPHLSADEVLDGHLDDAGARVAVIGGGLVGAETAEYIARTGRSVSIVEMADDIAQGIHPVMQDFMKKRLAALNVSVFTGHKVQAFEGNRIAASRADGSTVDLGPFDTVVIALGSRADKTLCSDLDAAGIPYSAAGDCVKAGRVLAAVSSAMHAVHDL
- a CDS encoding VWA domain-containing protein; this translates as MKNESVTGIDTAVHILLDISGSMTSRIELACAACCSVALALAAIPGISVGVSAFPADHKEDVAATVYPLLQHGKRITNSFAAEAHGSTPMTEALWWVLGMLSTRPEHRKIILVVTGGYPDDPETAKETIAAAQQMGMEVLGIGIDAPVISSMIPISENITDIREPAPAMFRLLQQPLLEKGR